Part of the Crossiella cryophila genome, AAAGGGCCGCAGCCTGCCATGGACGAGAAATCGATCTCAGCTGCCGTCAGCCAGTACGGCACCCCGTGCTACCTCTACGACGAGTCCTTGATCAGGCGGAATGCCGAACGCTTCACCGGCCTGGCCTATCCGGACAAGGCGGTCCATTTCGCCTCGATGGCCAACAACAACCCCGAGCTGCTCAAGCTCCTGCACGGGCTCGGAATGGGGATCTTCGTCAACTCGGCGCGGCACCTCAAGCTCGCCATGGACTGCGGGTTCGCCCCCTCGGAGATCATCTACACCTCGACAGGGGTGCGCCGCTCCGACCTCGAGCTGATCTCGAAGCTGGGCGTCGCGGTGAACCTGGACTCCCTCGGTCAGCTTGAGCTGTACGGCTCGATCGCGCCGGGCACCAGCTGCGGCATCCGGCTCAACATCGACGAGAACTCCCTCGGCAACGTCTTCATCGGCGCGGAGAGCCGCATCGGGCTGCTGGAGAACGAGCTGGAGCTGGCCGCCAAGATCGCGGACAAGTACCAGCTCACCATCACCGGCACGCACGTCTACCTCGGCACCAACATTGTTTCCCTGGAAACGATGATGCAGGGCGTGGCTCGTACGCTTGAACTGTCCGATTTCTTCCCCGATCTCGCCTACGTCGACCTCGGTGGCGGCTTCCCGGTGACCGAGGACGGAATCGAGGAGTTCGACTACGCCAAATACGACGAAGCCATCAGCAAGATGTTCACCGCCTATTCACAGAAGCGATGTCGTCCTATCAAACTGATCCTGGAGCCCGGTCGCGCGCTTTTTGGCGATACCGCGGTGTTCTGCACCAGCGTGCTGGATGTGAAGAACCGGCCGGACCGGTCCCTGGTCTGCGTCGATTCCAGCGCCACCCTGATCCCCCGTTCGCTGTTCTACGGCGAGTTCCATGAGGTGAGTGTGCTGGGCCGATCGGGCGAGGCGCCCGCGGACCGCCCCGCCGACGTGGTCGGTTCCACCACCTACTCCCGCGACTTCCTGGCCAAGGGCGCGCCGTTGCCGCAACTGGCCACCGAGGACGTGCTGGTCTTCGCCAACGCGGGCAGCTACTGCTATTCGATGATCACCCAGTTCCTCGGCCAGGACGAGCCGAGTGAGGTGCTGGTGCACCCGGACGGCTCGCACACGCTGATCCGGAACCCCGAGCGTGGCTGAGCGCTGGACCGTCGAGGAGATCGCCCCTGGTGAGCGGCACTGCCACCGGGTGACCGATGAGGTCGTGGTCCTCGACAGCGAGTTCCAGCGGATCGAGGTGCTGGAGACCCAGGCCTACGGACGCGGGCTGTTCCTGGACGGGCGGATCCAGCACGTGGCCGCGGATGAGTACATCTACAGCGAGTCGATGGTGCACCCGGCCATGCAGCTGCTGGACGGGCGGGCGGCCAGGGTGCTGTGCGTCGGCGCCGGTCCGGGCGGGATCGTGCGCGAGCTGCTGAACTACCCCGGCGTCGGCGAGGTAGTGCAGGTGGAGATCGACACCACCGTGGTCGACATCGCCCGCGAGCACCTGCCCGACGTGGGCACGGAGTTCCGGTCGGACCCGAGGTACCGGCTGGTGGTGGCCGACGCGCTGGACTACCTGGCCGGCGGCGGCGAGCCGTTCGACCTGATCGTCAACGACCTCAGCGAACCCCTGCCCGGCAGCCCGGCGAGCAGGTTGTTCGCCGCCGAGGCGATCCGGCTGGTGCGGTCCAGGCTGAGCGGGCGCGGGCTGTACGTGTCCTGGTGCGGGTCGGTCGGCCCGGTCTCGGCGGAGTTCGCCGCCCGGATCTTCCAGGTGATCGAGCAGGTCTTCGGGCAGGCACACGGCTACCTCAGCTACCCGCAGTCCTACGGCACGGTCTGGCTGACCGGCATCGGCGCGGTCGGCTCGGTGGACCCGCTGGCGCTGAGCCCGGCCGAGCTGGACCAGCGGCTGGCCCGCACCTGCCCGGCGCCCACCCGGCTCTACGACGGGCAGACCCACCACCACATGTTCCTGCTGCCGAAGAACGTCCGGACCGCGCTGCGCGCCCCGGTCGCGGATTCGGCCGCTCCCATCGAGCTGCTTGTGGAGAGGCTGTGACGAGAGCAGCGCCGGAGGACTTCGCCCTGGTCGCGGAGCTGTACGACCAGGACATGGCCGGCAACAACCTGGTGCACGACCTGGTCTACCCCCGGGTGTACGGGCCGGGTGAGTACATCGGGCAGTTCAGCGACAACAGCGCGTCCGAGCTGCGCGCGCTGGCCGCCGCGATGGACCTGGCACCGGATTCCGCGGTGCTGGACATCGGGTGCGGCACCGCGCCGGTGGCCGCGTTCCTGGCCGGTGAGTTCGGCTGGCGGATCACCGGCATCGACGTGGCGGCCAGCCCGTTGCGCAAGGCGGCGCAGCGGCTGACCGAGGCCGGGCTGGCGGACCGGGTCTCGCTGGCACACGGGGATGTCTACCGGCACGGGTTCGCCGCGCCCTTCGACGGGATCTACGGCACGGGCGCGTTCTGCCACTTCGATCCGGCGCGGTTGTTCGCTCGCTGCCATGAGTTGCTGCGGCCCGGCGGGCGGCTGGCGTTCATGGAGCGGGTGCGCACCGGGGAGCTGTCCGAGCAGGAGTGGCGGCAGCTCACCGTGGAATGGGCCTGCCCCACGGTGAACACGGTGCCGGAGTACCGGGAAGCCTTGTCCGGGGCCGGTTTCGCGGTGGACGTGGTGCAGGACCTCACGCCCACCTTCCGGGACTGGCAGGACCGCTCGGTGATCGTCCGGCACGAGCTGAAGGCCGAGATCATCGCGCTGACCTCGGCGGAGTACTTCGAGACCAGCGTGCGGCTGGCCGACTACGAGAACGCGGTGACCAAGGCAGGCAAGCTCGGCTATGCCCTCGTGACCGCGACTGCTCGATGAAACCGTTGTGGGACAAGCAGATCGAGGAGTACCTCGGTCCTGCCGAATGTCACGTGCACGCGGTGCGCTCGGTCCTGGTGACCGGGCGCACCGCCCGGCAGGGCTTCGAGATCGTCGAGCTGGGCGGCTACGGCCGGGCGATGGTGATCGAGGGCAGGGTGCAGTCCACCGAGGCGGACGAGGCGGCCTACCACGAGGCGTTGCTGCTGCCCGGCTACTGCCTGCTGCCGCACACCCGCCGGGTGCTCTGCCTCGGCGGGGCCAACGGCGGGGTGCTGCACCGGCTGTGCGCGATGCCGGAGCTGACCTCGGTGGTGCAGCTGGACATCGACCCGGAACTGCACCGGCACTCGCTGACCCACCTGCCGCACATGCACCGCGGCGCGCAGCTTGATCCGCGCTGCCGCCTGGAGTTCGGCGATCCACGCACCCTGCTCGGGCAGCAGCCGGGCGGCTTCGACCTGGTGCTGGCCGATCTGCCGGACGCGGTCGAGGGCTCGCCGACCCCGGCCCTGTTCACCCGCGAGTTCTACCGCCAGATCAAGGCGAGACTCGGGCCGCACGGGGTGTTCGTCACCCAGGCCGGCGCGGCCAGCTTCCTGGACCCGGAGTTCTTCGCCAGCGTGGCGCACACCCTGCGCTCGGTGTTCCGGCACGTGCTGCCCTACACCCTGACCGTGCCCGCCTACGGCATTCCCTGGGGCTTCGTGCTGGCCAGCGACGGCCTTGACCCGGCGACGCTGACCGAGGAGCTGATCGAGCGGCGGCTGGCCGAACTGAAGGCGGAGCCGGAGTGCTACGACGCGGCCACCCACCGGCACATGACCGCGTTGCCGCTGCGGTTGCGCCGGGCACTGGCGGCGGCCGGACGGGTGATCAGTGATGCGGACACCCTGGCCGTCCGTGTTTGATCGGCGGCGCACCGGAAACAGGGGGAGAACATGAGTCAGCAGACCGCCGTGCGCGGTGCGGGCCTGGCCGGGATCGGGCTGGGCATCGGCGCGAACCTCATCTGGGGCCTGGCCTTCCTGGTGCCGGTGCTGTTGCCGGAGTTCTCCCCGGTGGCGGTCACCCTGGGCCGCTACGTCTGTTACGGCCTGCTCTCCGTCGCGTTGATCGTGTTCACCGGCACCCGGCTGCGCGGGCATTCCTGGCCGGTCTGGCGCTCCTGCCTGCTCTTCGCCGTGACCGGCAACGTCGGCTACTACTTCCTGCTGGTCCAGGGCATCGCGCTGGTCGGGGCGCCGGTGGTGGCGGTGATCATCGGCACCCTGCCGGTGACCGTGGCCGTCTACGGCAACCTGCGCCGCCGCGAGTTCCCCTTCCGCAGGCTGGCCCTGCCGGTCGGGGTGATCCTGCTCGGCCTGGTCGCGGTGAACCTCAGCGAGATCGACTGGTCCGGCCTTGGCGGTCGCTCGCTGGGCGAGCAGCTGCTCGGGGTGGGCTGCGCGGTGCTGGCACTGGCCATGTGGACCTGGTTCGGGGTGGCCAACGCGCACTTCCTGCGCACCAACCCGCAGGTGAGTTCGGCGGACTGGTCCACGCTGATCGGCATCGCCACGCTCGGGCTCTCCGTGCTGGCCGCGCCGCTGCTGCTGGTCACCGGGGACGCCGTCGGCCGCGGTATCGGCGCCGACTCGCTCTGGTACCTGCTGCTGGGCAGCCTGGTGCTCGGCGTGCTGGTCAGCTGGGGCGGCACCCTGCTGTGGAACCAGGCATCGAGCAGGCTGCCGGTCTCGGTGGCCGGTCAGCTGATCGTGTTCGAGACCATCTCCGGCCTGGTCTATGTGTTCCTGGCCAGCGGCAAGACCCCGCCGCTGCTGGGCGTGGCCGGGATGGCCGTGGTGCTGCTGGGGGTGCTGATCGGGATCCGGCAGGCCCGGACCGCCTGAGTCTCCAGGCGGCCCGGGTCCGGCTCACTCGCCGGAGCGGGCGTGCGCGTCCAGCACGTAGGAGATCGCCTCGGTGATCCGCCGGGCGTAGTCCAGGTGCAGCGACTCATCCGGCACGTGCGCGTTGCTGTCCGCGCCCAGCGCGCCGGTGACCACGAACTGCGCCGCCGGGTACGCCTCGTGCAGCAGGCCCATGAACGGGATGGAGCCGCCCTCGCCGGTGGCCTTCCAGCCGGCGCCGAAGACCTGCTCGCCCGCGGTGTCCAGCGCCTCGCGCAGCCACGGCCGCAGGCTCGGCGCGTTCCACCCGTTGGCCGCCTCGACCTTGCCGAGTTCCACCTGGGCGCCGTAGGGCACCTCGGTGGTCAGCGCGCGGCGCACCGCGGCCAGCGCGGCGTCGGAGTCCGCGGTCGGGGGCAGCCGGAAGCCCAGCATCAGCGTGGTGTGCGGGCGCAGCACGTTGCCGGCGTCATCCGGCACCGGCAGGCCGTCCGCGCCGATGATCGACAGCGTTGGCCGCCAGGTGCGGTTCAGCGCCAGTTCCAGCTCGTCGGTCGTCACCGGCTGCATGCCCGGCATCAGCGGGAACAGGCTCAGCAGCAGGCCGGGGAAGACCGCGAGCGCCTCCTTGGCCTCCAGCACCCGCTCGTCCGGGATCTCCACGTGCAGCTCGGGCAGCCGGACCTGGCCGGTCACCGAGTCCTCCAGGCGGTCCAGCAGCTGCCGGATGACCCGGAAGGAACTGGGCACCACGCCACTGGCCGAGCCGGAGTGCTGGCCGGACTCGAGCACCCGCACGGTGAGCTGGGTCTGCACCAGCCCGCGCAGCGAGGTGGTCAGCCACATCCGCTCGTAGTCGGCGGCGCCGGAGTCAAGGCAGACCACCAGGGTGACCGCGCCCAGCCGGGCGCTCAGGTGCTCCAGGTAGGCGGGCAGGTCAGGGCTGCCGGACTCCTCGCCGGTCTCCAGCAGCACCACGCAGCGGCCGTGCGTGCCACCGGCGGCGAGCAGGCCCTCGATCGCGGTGACCGCGGCGTAGCCGGCGTAGCCGTCATCGGCCGAGCCCCGGCCGTAGAGGCGGCCATCGCGCAGCACCGGCGTCCACGGGCCCAGGCCCTCGGACCAGCCGCCCACCGGGGGCTGCTTGTCCAGGTGGCCGTAGAGCAGCGCGGTGCCTGCCTCCTCGGTGCCCGGCTGGGCGGGCAGGTCGAGCAGCAGCAGCGGGGTCCGGCCCTCCAGGCGCACCACGTCCACGGTGGCGCCGGGCAGTTCGCGGGCCACCAGCCAGCGGCGCACGTGCTCGACCGCGGCCTCCAGGTGGCCGTTGCGGGCCCAGTCGGGGTCGAAGGCAGGCGAGATGGCCGGCACGGAGACCAGTTCGGACAGGCTCGTCAGGACGTCGTTGTCCCACCGCGAGCGGACGGTGTCAGTCAGTACGGCTCGATCCACGTCTCGATTCAAACACTAGATTCACTCCAATGGCACCTTGCCGCCACGCACCGGACTCACACGACTGATTACCTGCTCAAGGTGCGACAGGACCCGTTCACCCTCGGTGTGGCCTCCGGTGACCCCGAACCGGACTCGGTGGTGCTCTGGACCCGGCTGACCGGCGGGCCCGATCTGCCGCTGTCCGTGCCCTGGCAGCTCAGCGCCGATCCGGCTGGCGCCAGGGTGCTGCGCGAGGGGGTGGCCGACGCGCTGCCCGAGTGGGGGCACAGCGTGCACGTGGAGGTCGACGGCCTCGAACCGAGCACCGAGTACTACTTCCGGTTCCGCCACGGCAGGCACCTCTCGCTGACCGGCCGCACCAGGACCACCCCGCATCCGGTCGCGCTCGAACCCCTGCGGCTGGCCGTGACCAGCGGCGACGCCCTGCCCGCCGCGGCCGACCTGGTGCTGTGCCTCGGCGAGCACCGGCCTTCGGGCGCGGGTTCGGCGCGGGAGCGGGCGATGGCCCGGCTCACCCCGGCCGCGCAGCTGGCCAGGGCCAGCGCGCCGCAGGTCTCCAGCTGGGGGCCGGGTGAGCTGTCCGGGGAGTGGGTGGCGGCCTGCCGCGCCTACTACGAGCACCAGCCGCTGCGCGCGGCCTCCCGGCCCGACGGCGGGCGGATGCCGATCTACCGCAGCCTGCGCTGGGGCCGGTTGCTGGCGTTGCGGCTGGTGGACACCCAGCAGTACCGGCAGACCGGCTCGCTGCTGGGCGCCGGGCAGGAACGCTGGCTGGCAGGTGAGCTGGCCAGGCGGCGGCCGCTGTGGGACGTGGTGGCCGGACACGGTTCGGTGGCCGAACTGACCGGGGAACGGCTGGGCGCGCTGTGGCGGCGGGCCAGGGTGGAATCGCCGCTGGTGCTGCGTGGCGGACCAGGCCCGGCCGGCACCCGGCAGGTGGCCGGGGCGCCGGAGCTGGCCGTTGGCGTGGCCGGATCGGTGCTGTGCGAGATCGACGAACGTCTCTGGCGGGCGGGGTTCCCCGGACCGGGCGGCCCGGGGAACCTCGCGTTCCCGCGTCAGTGCGAGGCGACCGCCTTGAGCGAGGAGTCGCCCTCATCGGCGTGATAGTCCTCGCCCTTGGTCTCGTCGGTGCCGTTGAACACCTTGAGCTGGCGGGCGATCAGCGTGCCGACGACCGCGACCACCAGGTTCACCACCAGGGCGATGAACCCGACGTAGATCTGGGTCTTGGAACCGGCGAAGGGCTCCCAGCCCAGCAGCGACAGCTTGTCCAGGGTCAGCGCGGAGCCACCGAAGTGCGCGCGGCCCGCGGCCGGGTTCGGGATCAGGTACAGCAGGTAGAGGCCGTAGCCCATACCGGCCACCCAGCCCGCGACCAGGCCCCAGACGTGGAACCAGCGGGTGTAGAGCGCGATCGCCACCGCGGGCAGCGTCTGCAGGATGATCACCCCGCCGATCAGCTGCAGGTCGATCGAGTACGCCGGGTCGACGAAGACGATGAAGGCGACCGCGCCGAACTTGACCACCAGCGAGGCCAGCTTGGCCTGCTGCGCCTCCTGCTTGGGTGAGGCGTCCTTCTTCAGGTACTCCTTGTAGATGTTGCGGGTCCACAGGTTGGCCGCGGCGATGGACATGATCGCGGCCGGCACCAGTGCGCCGATGCCGATCGCGGCGAAGGCGACGCCGGCGAACCAGCTGGGGAACATCTGGTCGAAGAGCACCGGCACGATGGTGTTGGAGTCCGGCCGCCCGGTGGCGTTGTTCGTGATCGGCTTGGTGCCCGCGGTGAGGGCCACGTAGCCGAGCAGCGCGAGCAGGCCCAGCAGCAGCGAGTACGCCGGCAGCGCGACCATGTTCTTCTTGATCACGTTCCGGCCCTTGGAGGCCAGGATGCCGGTCAGCGAGTGCGGGTAGAGGAACAACGCCAGCGCCGAGCCCAGCGCCAGGGTGGCGTACTGGAGCTGGTTGTTCGCGTTGAGCAGCAGCGAGCCCTTTGGCGCGCCGCTGGGGCCCGGCTGGGACAGGATCTCGGCCGAGCGGTCGAAGATGGTGGTCCAGCCGCCCAGCTTGGCAGGCAGGTAGATGACCGCCACCAGGATCACGATGTAGATCAGCGTGTCCTTGACGAAGGCGATCAGCGCCGGGGCGCGCAGGCCGGACTGGTAGGTGTAGACGGCCAGGATCAGGAAGCCGATGAACAGCGGCAGGTGGCCGAGGAAGCCACTGCCGTTGAAGCCCATGGTGCGCAGCACCGCTTCCAGCCCGACCAGCTGCAGCGCGATGTAGGGCATGGTCGCGACGATGCCGGTGATGGCGATCAGCAGCGCCAGGATGCGCGAGCCGTAGCGGCCGCGGACGAAGTCGGCGGGGGTCACGTAGCCGTGCACCCTGGAGACCGACCACATGCGCAGCAGCGGCAGGAACACCAGCGGGTACAGGATCACCGTGTAGGGCAGCGCGAAGAAGCCCATGGCGCCCGCACCGAAGATCAGCGCGGGCACGGCGACGAAGGTGTAGGCGGTGTAGAGGTCGCCGCCGACCAGGAACCAGGTGATCCACGAGCCGAACTTGCGCCCGCCGAGACCCCATTCGTCCAGGTGGTCGAGGGTGTCACCGGCCTTCCACTTGGACGCCACGAACCCGAGCACCGTCACCAGCAGGAACAGCACGGCGAAGACGATCAGCTCGGTCCACTGGATGTTGTTCACGCCTTGTCCCCCTCATCCAGCTTGTCCACGTCGAGGCGGTCCGGCGCGGTGGTGACCACCGGCTCGTCCCTGGTCTTGAGGTAGACCAGTCCGACGCAGATGACGCCGATCGGCACGAAGAGGAACTGCGACCAGTAGAAGAACGGGAGGCCGAGCACCCGGGGCTCATCGAAGTTGATCAGTGGGGTGACCAGCATCAGCAGTGGCACCACGAGTAGCAGGTTCCACCAGTTCCAGCGCAGCCCACTCGGGCGCGCGGGTACGGGTGGTGACGAACCAGACGGCATCGAACTCCTCCGTTGTCCTCCCCCGCGGGCCTGCCACCGCTACGGTGACCTTGGCGGGCGCGGATGTGTCGCGGATGTTAGGCATGTGTGGCGATAGTCGTCATCGGGCAGCAGGAAAACCCTGTGTTCGAAGTGCCCGAATCGTGACCATCAGCGCACCAGCGGTGCGCAACGGTAGTCGGACGATCACGGTCAGCGAGGGGAGCCACGCATGCGGAAGGCCGCGATCCTGCTCGCGCTGTCCGCGTTGCTGGCCGCGAGCTGCACCGCGGGCCCGGCCACCGTGCCCGGCGAACCGACCACCGCGAGCACCGGCCAGAGCACCCCGGTGCGGCCAAGCGGGGTGCTGACCGCGCCACCGGAGGAGAAGCTGCCGGGGGTCGGCGAGTGCTTCGACTCCAAGGTGCTGGGCAAGGTCGCCTGCACCCGCGCGCACGACGCCGAGGTCACCTGGCTGGAGACGCTGCCGCAGCACCTGCCCAAGGCCTATCCGGACGACGCCACGCTGCTGGCCAACTCGATCCCCCGGTGCACCGAGAAGCTCACCGAGTAC contains:
- a CDS encoding diaminopimelate decarboxylase family protein; this translates as MDEKSISAAVSQYGTPCYLYDESLIRRNAERFTGLAYPDKAVHFASMANNNPELLKLLHGLGMGIFVNSARHLKLAMDCGFAPSEIIYTSTGVRRSDLELISKLGVAVNLDSLGQLELYGSIAPGTSCGIRLNIDENSLGNVFIGAESRIGLLENELELAAKIADKYQLTITGTHVYLGTNIVSLETMMQGVARTLELSDFFPDLAYVDLGGGFPVTEDGIEEFDYAKYDEAISKMFTAYSQKRCRPIKLILEPGRALFGDTAVFCTSVLDVKNRPDRSLVCVDSSATLIPRSLFYGEFHEVSVLGRSGEAPADRPADVVGSTTYSRDFLAKGAPLPQLATEDVLVFANAGSYCYSMITQFLGQDEPSEVLVHPDGSHTLIRNPERG
- a CDS encoding spermine/spermidine synthase domain-containing protein; translated protein: MAERWTVEEIAPGERHCHRVTDEVVVLDSEFQRIEVLETQAYGRGLFLDGRIQHVAADEYIYSESMVHPAMQLLDGRAARVLCVGAGPGGIVRELLNYPGVGEVVQVEIDTTVVDIAREHLPDVGTEFRSDPRYRLVVADALDYLAGGGEPFDLIVNDLSEPLPGSPASRLFAAEAIRLVRSRLSGRGLYVSWCGSVGPVSAEFAARIFQVIEQVFGQAHGYLSYPQSYGTVWLTGIGAVGSVDPLALSPAELDQRLARTCPAPTRLYDGQTHHHMFLLPKNVRTALRAPVADSAAPIELLVERL
- a CDS encoding SAM-dependent methyltransferase, whose amino-acid sequence is MTRAAPEDFALVAELYDQDMAGNNLVHDLVYPRVYGPGEYIGQFSDNSASELRALAAAMDLAPDSAVLDIGCGTAPVAAFLAGEFGWRITGIDVAASPLRKAAQRLTEAGLADRVSLAHGDVYRHGFAAPFDGIYGTGAFCHFDPARLFARCHELLRPGGRLAFMERVRTGELSEQEWRQLTVEWACPTVNTVPEYREALSGAGFAVDVVQDLTPTFRDWQDRSVIVRHELKAEIIALTSAEYFETSVRLADYENAVTKAGKLGYALVTATAR
- a CDS encoding spermine/spermidine synthase domain-containing protein — its product is MKPLWDKQIEEYLGPAECHVHAVRSVLVTGRTARQGFEIVELGGYGRAMVIEGRVQSTEADEAAYHEALLLPGYCLLPHTRRVLCLGGANGGVLHRLCAMPELTSVVQLDIDPELHRHSLTHLPHMHRGAQLDPRCRLEFGDPRTLLGQQPGGFDLVLADLPDAVEGSPTPALFTREFYRQIKARLGPHGVFVTQAGAASFLDPEFFASVAHTLRSVFRHVLPYTLTVPAYGIPWGFVLASDGLDPATLTEELIERRLAELKAEPECYDAATHRHMTALPLRLRRALAAAGRVISDADTLAVRV
- a CDS encoding DMT family transporter: MSQQTAVRGAGLAGIGLGIGANLIWGLAFLVPVLLPEFSPVAVTLGRYVCYGLLSVALIVFTGTRLRGHSWPVWRSCLLFAVTGNVGYYFLLVQGIALVGAPVVAVIIGTLPVTVAVYGNLRRREFPFRRLALPVGVILLGLVAVNLSEIDWSGLGGRSLGEQLLGVGCAVLALAMWTWFGVANAHFLRTNPQVSSADWSTLIGIATLGLSVLAAPLLLVTGDAVGRGIGADSLWYLLLGSLVLGVLVSWGGTLLWNQASSRLPVSVAGQLIVFETISGLVYVFLASGKTPPLLGVAGMAVVLLGVLIGIRQARTA
- a CDS encoding M20/M25/M40 family metallo-hydrolase, which produces MDRAVLTDTVRSRWDNDVLTSLSELVSVPAISPAFDPDWARNGHLEAAVEHVRRWLVARELPGATVDVVRLEGRTPLLLLDLPAQPGTEEAGTALLYGHLDKQPPVGGWSEGLGPWTPVLRDGRLYGRGSADDGYAGYAAVTAIEGLLAAGGTHGRCVVLLETGEESGSPDLPAYLEHLSARLGAVTLVVCLDSGAADYERMWLTTSLRGLVQTQLTVRVLESGQHSGSASGVVPSSFRVIRQLLDRLEDSVTGQVRLPELHVEIPDERVLEAKEALAVFPGLLLSLFPLMPGMQPVTTDELELALNRTWRPTLSIIGADGLPVPDDAGNVLRPHTTLMLGFRLPPTADSDAALAAVRRALTTEVPYGAQVELGKVEAANGWNAPSLRPWLREALDTAGEQVFGAGWKATGEGGSIPFMGLLHEAYPAAQFVVTGALGADSNAHVPDESLHLDYARRITEAISYVLDAHARSGE
- a CDS encoding alkaline phosphatase D family protein; this translates as MRQDPFTLGVASGDPEPDSVVLWTRLTGGPDLPLSVPWQLSADPAGARVLREGVADALPEWGHSVHVEVDGLEPSTEYYFRFRHGRHLSLTGRTRTTPHPVALEPLRLAVTSGDALPAAADLVLCLGEHRPSGAGSARERAMARLTPAAQLARASAPQVSSWGPGELSGEWVAACRAYYEHQPLRAASRPDGGRMPIYRSLRWGRLLALRLVDTQQYRQTGSLLGAGQERWLAGELARRRPLWDVVAGHGSVAELTGERLGALWRRARVESPLVLRGGPGPAGTRQVAGAPELAVGVAGSVLCEIDERLWRAGFPGPGGPGNLAFPRQCEATALSEESPSSA
- the mctP gene encoding monocarboxylate uptake permease MctP → MNNIQWTELIVFAVLFLLVTVLGFVASKWKAGDTLDHLDEWGLGGRKFGSWITWFLVGGDLYTAYTFVAVPALIFGAGAMGFFALPYTVILYPLVFLPLLRMWSVSRVHGYVTPADFVRGRYGSRILALLIAITGIVATMPYIALQLVGLEAVLRTMGFNGSGFLGHLPLFIGFLILAVYTYQSGLRAPALIAFVKDTLIYIVILVAVIYLPAKLGGWTTIFDRSAEILSQPGPSGAPKGSLLLNANNQLQYATLALGSALALFLYPHSLTGILASKGRNVIKKNMVALPAYSLLLGLLALLGYVALTAGTKPITNNATGRPDSNTIVPVLFDQMFPSWFAGVAFAAIGIGALVPAAIMSIAAANLWTRNIYKEYLKKDASPKQEAQQAKLASLVVKFGAVAFIVFVDPAYSIDLQLIGGVIILQTLPAVAIALYTRWFHVWGLVAGWVAGMGYGLYLLYLIPNPAAGRAHFGGSALTLDKLSLLGWEPFAGSKTQIYVGFIALVVNLVVAVVGTLIARQLKVFNGTDETKGEDYHADEGDSSLKAVASH
- a CDS encoding DUF3311 domain-containing protein, giving the protein MPSGSSPPVPARPSGLRWNWWNLLLVVPLLMLVTPLINFDEPRVLGLPFFYWSQFLFVPIGVICVGLVYLKTRDEPVVTTAPDRLDVDKLDEGDKA